In a genomic window of Acidobacteriota bacterium:
- a CDS encoding PTS sugar transporter subunit IIA, with translation MIPCLVITHGQLASELVASAEMIVGEIGHIHPLCIGWQDEVNESREEVEKYLKSFDMSNGAIILTDMFGGTPSNLAMSFLQEAKVEVITGVNLPMIIKAAVQGEGETLPSLAEKICEKGKSNISVATRILNEAGS, from the coding sequence ATGATCCCTTGCCTTGTCATCACCCACGGGCAGCTGGCGAGCGAACTGGTCGCTTCCGCGGAGATGATCGTGGGAGAAATCGGCCACATCCACCCTTTGTGCATCGGCTGGCAGGACGAAGTCAACGAGTCGCGGGAAGAGGTCGAGAAGTACCTCAAGTCCTTCGACATGTCCAACGGCGCCATCATCCTCACCGACATGTTCGGCGGGACGCCCTCGAACCTGGCCATGTCGTTCCTCCAGGAGGCGAAGGTCGAGGTCATCACCGGCGTGAACCTGCCGATGATCATCAAGGCCGCCGTCCAGGGCGAGGGCGAGACCCTCCCCTCCCTGGCGGAGAAGATCTGCGAGAAAGGGAAGTCCAACATCAGCGTGGCGACCCGGATTCTCAACGAAGCCGGATCATGA
- the ptsP gene encoding phosphoenolpyruvate--protein phosphotransferase, whose protein sequence is MRTIRGDGVSPGISMGHVLKLDEGLPAVYRIRLSGPALEREMARFEEALRETTEQLQRIRDLMEERLGKEHSLMVEAHIMILHDAHFSGAIRELIRKDRINADWAVKVITEQIQSVYADLEDPYFQEKVLEIRDISLRLLHNISGRAVGFDPGEYENIVLVSQEINLSMLNEKLFSHLKGIAVDKGGWTSHTSIIARSMGIPSVIHLRHLTELVSTGQFVIIDGLEGLLIIDPDAETIQQYRDILLQEPHVTGPLFPPCESLRRPGLSGVRVYLNAEYPCTLENCPESGVMGIGLFRSEFLCIGRHVREITVEEHAAIYADLARRVHPHPVNIRTFDLEEGRAGLESERRRDTHPAMGIRGIRLSLRHPGIFDTQLKGILLASREGNVRITFPFVTSVEEMVEGRQALREAAKGLGMPEDRLPPVGAMLEIPSNFFILDDLADHADFFTLGTNDLVQFTLALDRSNSDSAPAFSPAHPAVRRGLELILDGASKRGKEVICCGEMAAHPFYLLLLLAVGFRSLSVNHPFLPMVRFYEENLEEGQLKNFLDAIRSQKTLREIEKLFLTRLGSFFNERLTRMVVQAFRTGL, encoded by the coding sequence ATGAGAACCATCCGAGGAGACGGAGTATCGCCGGGCATTTCCATGGGGCACGTCCTGAAGCTGGACGAGGGGCTTCCCGCCGTCTACCGGATCCGCCTCTCGGGCCCCGCCCTGGAGCGGGAGATGGCCCGCTTCGAGGAGGCCCTGCGGGAGACGACGGAGCAACTGCAGCGCATCCGCGACCTGATGGAGGAGCGCCTCGGGAAGGAGCATTCCCTGATGGTGGAGGCGCACATCATGATCCTCCACGACGCCCATTTCTCGGGCGCCATCCGGGAACTGATCCGGAAGGACCGGATCAACGCCGACTGGGCGGTCAAGGTGATCACCGAGCAGATTCAGAGCGTCTACGCCGACCTCGAGGACCCCTACTTCCAGGAAAAGGTCCTCGAGATCCGGGACATCTCGCTGCGCCTTCTCCACAACATCTCGGGCCGGGCCGTGGGGTTCGACCCCGGGGAATACGAGAACATCGTCCTGGTGAGCCAGGAGATCAACCTCTCCATGCTCAACGAGAAACTCTTCTCCCACCTGAAAGGCATCGCCGTGGACAAGGGCGGCTGGACCTCCCACACCAGCATCATCGCCCGCTCCATGGGGATCCCGTCGGTTATCCACCTCCGCCACCTCACCGAACTGGTCAGCACGGGGCAGTTCGTCATCATCGACGGGCTCGAGGGCCTGCTGATCATCGACCCCGACGCGGAGACCATCCAGCAGTACCGGGACATCCTGCTCCAGGAGCCCCATGTCACCGGGCCGCTGTTCCCCCCCTGCGAGTCGCTCCGGCGGCCGGGGCTCTCGGGGGTCCGGGTCTACCTCAACGCCGAGTACCCCTGCACCCTGGAGAACTGCCCCGAGAGCGGTGTCATGGGCATCGGCCTTTTCCGGTCGGAGTTCCTCTGCATCGGGCGGCACGTCCGCGAGATCACCGTCGAGGAGCACGCCGCCATTTACGCCGACCTGGCCCGGCGGGTCCACCCCCACCCCGTCAACATCCGGACCTTCGATCTCGAGGAGGGGCGGGCCGGCCTCGAGAGCGAGCGGCGGCGGGACACCCACCCGGCCATGGGCATCCGGGGGATCCGGCTGTCGCTGCGCCACCCCGGGATCTTCGACACCCAGCTGAAGGGCATCCTCCTGGCTTCCCGGGAGGGAAACGTCCGGATCACCTTCCCCTTCGTCACGTCCGTCGAGGAGATGGTCGAGGGCCGGCAGGCCTTGCGCGAGGCCGCCAAAGGCCTCGGAATGCCCGAGGACCGGCTTCCCCCGGTCGGCGCCATGCTGGAAATCCCCAGCAACTTTTTCATCCTCGACGACCTGGCGGACCACGCCGACTTCTTCACCCTCGGGACGAACGACCTCGTCCAGTTCACCCTGGCCCTCGACCGGTCCAACTCCGATTCGGCCCCCGCCTTCAGCCCCGCCCACCCGGCGGTCCGGCGCGGGCTCGAGCTCATCCTGGACGGGGCGTCCAAGCGGGGCAAGGAAGTGATCTGCTGCGGCGAGATGGCCGCCCACCCCTTCTACCTCCTTCTCCTCCTGGCCGTCGGGTTCCGGAGCCTGAGCGTGAACCACCCCTTCCTCCCCATGGTCCGTTTCTACGAGGAAAACCTCGAGGAGGGGCAACTGAAGAACTTCCTCGACGCCATCCGCTCGCAGAAGACCCTCCGGGAGATCGAAAAGCTTTTCCTGACCCGCCTCGGGTCTTTCTTCAACGAACGCCTCACCCGGATGGTCGTCCAGGCGTTCCGGACCGGCCTCTGA
- a CDS encoding cache domain-containing protein has protein sequence MLTSRLFLKIFATIVILVVIHAALLNYLSIPLINRSISDNEENAARTILQNVHDLASRSHSDIEAFQEYALDAHRRELRSVILSVESHLRSIYNQYRAGKCSEAEARKRCLEDITAFRYAGNNYIFIVDYQSRTLAHPLPGEVGRDMSTVKDARGLLFIPATVRAALSNPEGGFSRYWWCKLENGTPLEKLTFAKTFAPWGWVIGTGVYIDDVEKEVARRKERAVNELREKIRGIRIANTGYLFIFDSKKRMIIHPNHELEGTDISGFSDHVSGRPLAEGLMEAAWWPDYSFVYKWDKPTDKGNYVHEKVAWVKYFKGFDWYIASSVYLDELGRSAGILRGDILRLGLLVLLLSIGIGYFFVRRLVRPIETLSRLARKVQTGDLTVRCGISRNDEIGDLARSFDAMIDQLRKDIETLDGKVRERTLDLEKACTELRQLDEMKSSFLSTVSHELRTPMTSVLGFACIIRKMLDDIVFPQLDRDDPRNARTIQRITENLGIVVSEGQRLTDLVNDFLDLSKMEAGKIDWKSEPLDLGEVVRRAASASNALFSAKALPLVLEIEEGLPRVTGDPDRLIQVLINLFSNAVKFTERGAVTCRVSRNGTALITSVVDTGAGIDPKDHHLVFEKFKQVGDTLTGKPRGTGLGLPICRQIVEHHGGSIWVESEPGRGSTFAFSLPIPAESTG, from the coding sequence ATGCTGACGTCCCGGCTTTTCCTGAAGATCTTCGCCACCATCGTGATCCTGGTGGTCATCCACGCCGCCCTGCTGAATTACCTTTCCATCCCCCTCATCAACCGGTCCATCTCCGACAACGAGGAGAACGCCGCGCGGACCATCCTCCAGAACGTTCACGACCTGGCCAGCCGCAGCCACAGCGACATCGAGGCCTTCCAGGAGTACGCCCTGGACGCCCACCGGCGGGAGCTCCGGAGCGTCATCCTCTCGGTGGAGTCTCACCTCCGGAGCATCTACAACCAGTACCGGGCCGGCAAGTGCTCCGAGGCCGAGGCCCGCAAGCGCTGCCTGGAGGACATCACCGCCTTCCGTTACGCAGGCAACAACTACATCTTCATCGTCGACTACCAGTCCCGGACCCTGGCTCACCCCCTGCCGGGCGAAGTGGGGAGGGACATGTCCACGGTGAAGGACGCCCGGGGTCTCCTCTTCATCCCCGCCACCGTGCGGGCCGCCCTGTCGAACCCGGAAGGGGGGTTCAGCCGGTACTGGTGGTGCAAGCTGGAAAACGGCACCCCGCTGGAGAAACTCACCTTCGCGAAAACCTTCGCGCCCTGGGGTTGGGTCATCGGGACCGGCGTCTACATCGACGACGTGGAAAAGGAGGTGGCCCGGCGCAAGGAGCGGGCGGTGAACGAGCTCCGGGAGAAGATCCGGGGCATCCGGATCGCGAACACCGGCTACCTCTTCATCTTCGACTCGAAGAAACGGATGATTATCCACCCCAACCACGAGCTGGAGGGGACCGACATCTCCGGCTTCTCCGACCACGTCAGCGGCCGACCGCTGGCGGAAGGGTTGATGGAAGCCGCCTGGTGGCCGGACTACAGCTTCGTGTACAAGTGGGACAAGCCGACCGACAAGGGGAACTACGTCCACGAAAAGGTTGCCTGGGTCAAGTATTTCAAGGGCTTCGACTGGTACATCGCCTCGTCGGTCTACCTGGACGAACTGGGACGGAGCGCGGGGATCCTCCGGGGGGACATTCTCCGGCTGGGGCTGCTCGTGCTGCTGCTCTCCATCGGCATCGGCTACTTCTTCGTCCGGCGACTGGTGCGGCCGATCGAGACCCTCTCCCGCCTCGCCCGTAAGGTCCAGACCGGCGACCTCACGGTCCGCTGCGGCATCTCCCGCAACGACGAGATCGGCGACCTGGCCCGCTCCTTCGACGCCATGATCGACCAGCTCCGGAAGGACATCGAGACGCTGGACGGGAAGGTCCGGGAGCGCACCCTCGACCTCGAGAAGGCCTGCACCGAGTTACGCCAGCTGGACGAGATGAAGTCCTCCTTCCTGTCCACCGTCTCCCACGAGCTTCGGACACCGATGACCTCGGTGCTGGGTTTCGCCTGCATCATCCGGAAAATGCTGGACGATATCGTCTTCCCCCAGCTCGACCGGGACGACCCCCGGAACGCCCGGACGATCCAGCGCATCACGGAGAACCTGGGCATCGTCGTCTCGGAAGGCCAGCGGCTCACGGACCTGGTCAACGACTTCCTCGACCTCTCCAAGATGGAGGCGGGGAAGATCGACTGGAAGTCGGAGCCCCTCGACCTCGGCGAGGTGGTCCGGCGCGCCGCGTCGGCTTCGAACGCCCTGTTCTCCGCCAAGGCGCTCCCCCTGGTCCTCGAGATCGAGGAGGGCCTGCCGCGGGTCACGGGGGACCCGGACCGACTGATCCAGGTGCTGATCAACCTGTTCTCGAACGCGGTGAAATTCACCGAGCGGGGGGCCGTGACCTGCCGGGTGAGCCGGAACGGGACCGCACTGATCACGAGTGTCGTCGACACGGGGGCGGGGATCGACCCGAAAGATCACCACCTGGTCTTCGAGAAGTTCAAGCAGGTGGGCGACACCCTCACCGGCAAACCGCGCGGCACCGGCCTCGGGCTTCCCATCTGCCGGCAGATCGTCGAGCACCACGGCGGGAGCATCTGGGTGGAGAGCGAGCCCGGCCGGGGAAGCACCTTCGCCTTCAGCCTCCCCATCCCGGCCGAGTCGACCGGCTGA
- the lptB gene encoding LPS export ABC transporter ATP-binding protein — MELLTRGITKSYRGRQVLRGVDLTIRKGEVIGLLGPNGAGKTTTFYIMIGLVPADSGTVHLGEEAIDGLPMYVRARKGIGYLPQEPSVFRKLTVEENLMAIAENLDMSHAARRETVESLLDEFGIAGLRRSKAYTLSGGERRRLEIARSLVPSPSFMLLDEPFAGIDPLAVMDIQNLILHLKTRGIGVVITDHNVRETLRITDRAYIIFDGTILKKGTPAELAEDEDVRKVYLGENFQLA; from the coding sequence TTGGAACTGTTGACCAGGGGCATCACCAAGAGCTACCGCGGGCGGCAGGTGCTCCGCGGCGTGGACCTCACCATCCGCAAGGGGGAGGTCATCGGGCTGCTGGGCCCCAACGGCGCCGGGAAAACCACCACCTTCTACATCATGATCGGCCTGGTCCCCGCGGACTCGGGGACGGTCCACCTCGGCGAGGAGGCCATCGACGGCCTCCCCATGTACGTCCGCGCCCGGAAGGGGATCGGCTACCTCCCCCAGGAGCCGTCGGTCTTCCGGAAACTCACCGTCGAGGAAAACCTGATGGCCATCGCGGAGAACCTGGACATGAGCCACGCCGCCCGGCGGGAGACCGTCGAGTCCCTCCTCGACGAGTTCGGCATCGCGGGCCTGCGGCGGAGCAAGGCCTACACCCTCTCCGGCGGGGAACGCCGCCGCCTCGAGATCGCCCGGTCCCTCGTCCCCTCCCCCTCCTTCATGCTGCTGGACGAGCCCTTCGCGGGGATCGACCCCCTGGCGGTCATGGACATCCAGAACCTCATCCTTCACCTGAAGACCCGCGGGATCGGGGTGGTCATCACCGACCACAACGTCCGGGAGACGCTGCGCATCACCGACCGCGCCTACATCATCTTCGACGGCACCATCCTCAAGAAGGGGACCCCCGCCGAGCTGGCCGAAGACGAGGACGTCCGCAAAGTCTACCTGGGAGAGAACTTCCAGCTGGCCTGA
- the hprK gene encoding HPr(Ser) kinase/phosphatase: MPFSDNIIRRVPQPSMTVEEFLRKNPKNLSRGIGNGPRFMDRTLDKKRLQKLGMALAGFTDYLQPGRVYVFGNTEARFFESQTEEKRKEILGRIDRENMTCILMTQGLEIPRELANYALQEGIPVLRTPLDSSTAMYVFTEFLEMWLSPLQSIHGVLMDVFGVGVLILGESGIGKSECALELILRGHRIVSDDVVDIRILGDNKLQGSAPPQIQDVLELRGIGIVNVRELIGISAIRRVKHINFMIELLRWEPGARYERLGLSIRKKKVFGVELPFMSIPVAPGRNIAALIEVASRVYLMREHGLHPMGNFLKFLENNGDLSPVEGEEL; encoded by the coding sequence ATGCCCTTCAGCGACAACATCATCCGGAGGGTTCCCCAACCGTCCATGACGGTCGAGGAATTCCTCCGGAAAAACCCCAAGAACCTGTCCCGGGGAATCGGGAACGGCCCCCGTTTCATGGACAGGACCCTCGACAAGAAACGCCTGCAGAAACTGGGGATGGCCCTCGCGGGTTTCACCGATTACCTGCAGCCCGGCCGGGTCTACGTCTTCGGCAACACCGAGGCCCGCTTCTTCGAGAGCCAGACCGAGGAGAAACGGAAGGAGATCCTGGGCCGCATCGACCGGGAGAACATGACCTGCATCCTGATGACCCAGGGCCTGGAGATCCCCCGGGAACTCGCCAACTACGCCCTCCAGGAGGGCATCCCGGTCCTGCGCACCCCCCTCGACAGCTCCACCGCCATGTACGTCTTCACCGAGTTCCTCGAGATGTGGCTGTCGCCCCTGCAGTCCATCCACGGCGTGCTGATGGACGTCTTCGGGGTGGGGGTCCTCATCCTCGGCGAGAGCGGGATCGGCAAGAGCGAGTGCGCGCTGGAGCTGATCCTGCGGGGGCACCGCATCGTCTCGGACGACGTCGTCGACATCCGCATCCTCGGCGACAACAAGCTGCAGGGGAGCGCCCCGCCCCAGATCCAGGACGTCCTCGAACTGCGCGGCATCGGGATCGTCAACGTCCGGGAGCTCATCGGGATCTCCGCCATCCGCCGCGTCAAGCACATCAATTTCATGATCGAGCTGCTGCGCTGGGAGCCCGGCGCCCGCTACGAGCGCCTCGGCCTCTCCATCCGCAAGAAGAAGGTGTTCGGCGTCGAACTCCCCTTCATGTCCATCCCCGTGGCCCCGGGGCGGAACATCGCGGCCCTGATCGAGGTCGCCTCCCGGGTGTACCTGATGCGCGAGCACGGGCTTCACCCCATGGGCAACTTCCTCAAGTTTCTCGAGAACAACGGGGACTTGTCCCCGGTCGAAGGAGAAGAGCTATGA
- the rpoN gene encoding RNA polymerase factor sigma-54 has translation MPNRIPFLRQNLRIAPIQKLTLTPALLQKIELLALSRLELNDLVATELLQNPVLEDVTEHPETVSLSEFSAPPAPLPEGDGHADDSFDQIDYDSFFTDYLDPGYRTNEREECERPQFDTFTVKPVSLYEHLTWQLNLEDVPPPVHRAAVEIIGNLDEGGWLTADTEEIARLAGCTTAEAGEALAIVQNFDPPGIGARDLRECLLIQLRQADEEGSLAWAILERHAGLLEEGAIDEIARREDVPRGEVERAIESIRRLNPHPGLQYQADSTLYIQPDVTIQKVGNRYVILLNEDGMPRLRISSYYRKILEEGRTRGNDRKFLKEKFKSALDLIRNLDHRKRTVYRVCEIIVERQKEFLDNGFAYLRPMQLRDVAEELNLHTSTISRAVTKKWVNCPQGILELRQFFSLGFKTDSGEDLSVHNLKRKIQDLIEGEDPSSPLSDDEITLRLNRQGVEIKRRTVAKYREEMNIPNSRARRRNGSPAPGEPGGPLPPHPGMQRNGGGSPESFPMEDQ, from the coding sequence ATGCCCAATCGTATCCCGTTCCTTCGGCAGAACCTGAGAATCGCCCCCATCCAGAAACTCACGCTGACGCCCGCCCTCCTGCAGAAAATCGAACTCCTCGCCCTTTCCCGCCTCGAACTCAACGATCTCGTGGCCACCGAACTCCTCCAGAACCCCGTCCTCGAGGACGTCACGGAACACCCCGAGACCGTCTCCCTCTCCGAGTTCTCCGCCCCCCCGGCACCGCTTCCCGAGGGCGACGGCCACGCCGACGACAGTTTCGACCAGATCGACTACGACTCCTTCTTCACTGACTACCTGGACCCGGGATACCGCACCAACGAACGGGAGGAGTGCGAGCGCCCCCAGTTCGACACCTTCACCGTCAAGCCCGTTTCCCTCTACGAGCACCTGACGTGGCAGCTCAACCTCGAGGACGTCCCCCCGCCCGTCCACCGGGCCGCGGTGGAGATCATCGGGAACCTGGACGAGGGAGGCTGGCTCACCGCGGACACCGAGGAGATCGCCCGCCTGGCGGGTTGCACGACCGCCGAGGCCGGGGAGGCCCTGGCGATCGTGCAGAACTTCGACCCGCCCGGCATCGGGGCCCGCGACCTGCGGGAGTGCCTCCTGATCCAGCTCCGCCAGGCGGACGAGGAGGGCTCCCTCGCCTGGGCGATCCTCGAGCGGCACGCCGGTCTCCTCGAGGAGGGGGCCATCGACGAGATCGCCCGCCGGGAGGACGTCCCGCGGGGGGAGGTCGAGAGGGCCATCGAGTCGATCCGGCGGCTCAACCCCCACCCCGGCCTGCAGTACCAGGCCGACTCGACCCTCTACATCCAGCCGGACGTCACCATCCAGAAGGTGGGCAACCGGTACGTCATCCTGCTCAACGAGGACGGCATGCCGCGCCTGCGGATCAGCTCCTACTACCGGAAGATCCTGGAGGAGGGCCGGACGCGGGGGAACGACCGGAAGTTCCTCAAGGAGAAGTTCAAGAGCGCCCTGGACCTGATCCGCAACCTCGACCACCGGAAACGGACCGTCTACCGCGTCTGCGAGATCATCGTGGAGCGCCAGAAGGAATTCCTCGACAACGGCTTCGCCTACCTGCGCCCCATGCAGCTCCGGGACGTGGCGGAGGAGCTGAACCTGCACACGTCCACCATCAGCCGGGCCGTCACGAAGAAGTGGGTGAACTGCCCCCAGGGAATCCTCGAGCTGCGCCAGTTCTTCTCCCTGGGCTTCAAGACCGACAGCGGCGAGGACCTCTCGGTGCACAACCTCAAGCGGAAGATCCAGGACCTCATCGAGGGCGAGGACCCCTCGTCCCCGCTCTCCGACGACGAGATCACGCTCCGCCTCAACCGGCAGGGCGTGGAGATCAAGCGGCGAACCGTCGCGAAATACCGCGAGGAGATGAACATCCCCAACTCGCGGGCCCGCCGGCGGAACGGCTCACCGGCCCCCGGGGAACCGGGCGGGCCGCTGCCGCCGCACCCAGGCATGCAGAGGAACGGGGGCGGTTCCCCCGAATCATTTCCTATGGAGGACCAATGA
- a CDS encoding lysophospholipid acyltransferase family protein yields the protein MVAYLFIRVFFAALRLIPAAWAAALGRGLAGAWGRLDRRHLEIALINLDIAFPDLPEAAKRRIALDSYRNIGECYGLMSQFPKFLRMKPDRLRRWIRYEGLDTYYEAKRQGKPVLVLTGHLGLWEFMAFGHALLDRTLNFIVRPVRNRRIDRFLNGYRTLSGNTAIPKREALKTVLRVFAAKGDVGILADQDAHARDGVFVDFFGKAACTIKGPALMAARGNAAVFPVFMVEDPTRRARYCIHILPEVDLQRSGDLEADTLENTRRMMAAFEGAVRRWPGRWLWFHRRWKTRPLGDPETVYARRAPRQSP from the coding sequence ATGGTCGCCTACCTGTTCATCCGGGTCTTCTTCGCGGCGCTCCGCCTGATCCCCGCCGCCTGGGCCGCCGCCCTGGGACGCGGGCTTGCCGGCGCCTGGGGACGGCTCGACCGCCGGCACCTGGAGATCGCCCTGATCAACCTGGACATCGCCTTCCCCGACCTCCCCGAGGCGGCCAAGCGCCGCATCGCCCTGGACTCCTACCGGAACATCGGGGAGTGTTACGGCCTGATGAGCCAGTTCCCCAAGTTCCTCCGGATGAAGCCGGACCGCCTCCGGCGGTGGATCCGTTACGAGGGACTGGACACCTATTATGAAGCCAAGCGACAGGGGAAACCCGTGCTCGTCCTGACGGGGCACCTGGGGTTGTGGGAGTTCATGGCCTTCGGCCACGCCCTCCTCGACCGGACCCTCAACTTCATCGTCCGGCCGGTGCGGAACCGTCGGATCGACCGGTTCCTCAACGGGTACCGTACCCTGTCGGGCAACACCGCCATCCCCAAGCGGGAAGCCCTCAAAACCGTCCTGCGGGTCTTCGCCGCGAAGGGCGACGTCGGCATCCTGGCGGACCAGGACGCGCACGCCCGGGACGGCGTGTTCGTGGACTTCTTCGGCAAGGCCGCGTGCACCATCAAGGGACCCGCCCTCATGGCCGCCCGCGGGAACGCGGCCGTGTTCCCGGTTTTCATGGTGGAGGACCCGACACGCCGGGCGCGGTACTGCATCCACATCCTCCCGGAGGTGGACCTCCAGCGGAGCGGCGACCTGGAGGCCGACACCCTGGAGAACACCCGTCGGATGATGGCGGCCTTCGAGGGGGCCGTCCGACGGTGGCCCGGCCGGTGGCTCTGGTTCCACCGCCGGTGGAAAACCCGCCCCCTGGGCGACCCGGAAACCGTCTACGCCCGCCGCGCCCCCCGGCAAAGCCCTTGA
- the raiA gene encoding ribosome-associated translation inhibitor RaiA, which translates to MNIQITGRHIEVTEPIRDFIHKRVEKFPKLVGPVCDFSFILTVERHRQIADVVLTTKQRTFTAAEDSKDLYASISSAVEKLEKQVRKTKERRQDKSRSTDKVTLHEKTLASITDMGAVSDLAANPTVVNLQMDTRPMAVEEAIHELQVSAGSFVVFVNSGTEKINVLYRRKDGNYGLIFP; encoded by the coding sequence ATGAATATCCAAATCACCGGACGCCACATCGAAGTGACCGAGCCGATTCGGGACTTCATCCACAAGCGCGTGGAGAAATTCCCGAAGCTGGTCGGCCCCGTGTGTGACTTCAGCTTCATCCTCACCGTCGAGCGCCACCGGCAGATCGCGGACGTCGTCCTGACCACCAAGCAGCGGACCTTCACGGCTGCCGAGGACTCGAAGGACCTGTACGCCTCCATCAGCTCCGCGGTCGAAAAACTGGAGAAGCAGGTCCGGAAGACCAAGGAGCGGCGGCAGGACAAGTCCCGCTCCACCGACAAGGTGACCCTTCACGAGAAAACCCTGGCCAGCATCACCGACATGGGCGCGGTCAGCGACCTCGCCGCCAACCCCACCGTCGTGAACCTGCAGATGGACACCCGCCCCATGGCCGTCGAGGAGGCCATCCACGAACTCCAGGTCTCGGCGGGGAGCTTCGTCGTCTTCGTCAACTCCGGCACGGAGAAGATCAACGTCCTGTACCGCCGCAAGGACGGCAACTACGGCCTGATATTCCCCTGA
- a CDS encoding HPr family phosphocarrier protein — MTQRELVIENARGLHARAAARLVAVTSRFQSRITLRRAGHLERIDGKSILGILMMAASLGTRIEVSAEGVDEREAVDAVTALFNAHFTEPVEP, encoded by the coding sequence ATGACGCAGCGGGAACTCGTCATCGAAAACGCCCGCGGGCTCCACGCCCGGGCGGCGGCACGCCTGGTGGCCGTCACCAGCCGCTTCCAGTCGCGCATCACCCTCCGGAGAGCCGGTCACCTGGAACGTATCGACGGCAAGAGCATCCTCGGCATCCTCATGATGGCCGCCTCCCTCGGCACCCGGATCGAGGTTTCGGCCGAGGGGGTGGACGAGCGGGAAGCCGTCGACGCCGTGACGGCCCTCTTCAACGCCCACTTCACGGAACCGGTGGAACCATGA